AACACTACATGCAACAGAACGGGTATGCGCCCAGCTACGATGAAATCCGGCGACGTCTGGGATTCCGGTCCCTGAACGCCGTTTACAAGCATTTGAAGCAGCTGGAAGAACGGGGAATGATCCGGAGCCCCTTGAAAAATCGAAAACGGGCCCTGGAACTTCTGCGGGTGCGCACCGGCGCCGTTTCCATTCCTTTTCTGGGGATTGTGGCTGCCGGAACGCCCATCGAACCCATGGAAGAACCGGAATCCATCGAGGTCCCGGAAAGTCTTCTCGGAAGCGGCAGCAACTTCGCGCTCCGGGTTCAGGGTGAATCCATGATCGAAGAGGGAATCCGGGAGGGGGATCTCCTTATCGTCAGCCGGCAGGCGCGGGCGGAAAACGGACAGACCGTGGTGGCTCTGGTGCGCGGCGAAGCCACCGTCAAGAAACTTTACCAGCACGATAACGAAATCGAACTGAGACCGGCGAACAGCCGGATGGAACCGATTCGCGCTCCGGCGGCCGAAGTGGAAATCGTGGGGGTTGTAGTTGGACTGCTGCGGCACTATCGGCCGCGTCGTCTCCGGAACGATTAACCCGGATCATTCATTAAATCTTTCAATAGTATCAATATTAAAAGATTAAATGGAATGCTTCCGACGGTGGGGGAAGCGCGATTTTTCCCCGTATGGCGCCTATGGCTGAAATCATTCGACATATTGTCCATCTGGACGTTCCCGACTTCTGTGCGGCCCTCGAGCAGCTTCGCCGGCCGGAGTTGAACCGGCGGCCTCTGGCCCTGGCGGAACCCGGCGCCCGAAGCATCATCCAGGGTGTCAACGCCATGTCCCGCAGCGAAGGCGTGCAGGAAGGCATGCCTCTGGTCCGGGCCCGGCGGTTGTGCCGCCGGCTCGAGGTGGTTCCGCCGGACCTGTTGTTTTATAAGCAGCAGCACCGGCGCATCGTGCAGGATTTGATCCGGTTTTCGCCCCGGGTGGAGGGAACCCTGCCGGGCCGCTACTTTATCGATCTGACGGGCACCGGACGGCTCTGGGGTGCGCCTTCGGATATGGCCTGCCGCGTGGAAGAACGGTTGGCGGAGGATATGCGGTTGCAAGGGAGGGTGGGTCTTGGAGGGAACAAACTGATCAGCCAGGTGGCGGCCAACTCGGTTACTTTGGGCGACCTGTGTCATGTGTTTCCCGGCGGAGAGACAACGTTTCTGAACCCTCTGCCGGTAACGTTGCTTCCCGGAGTGGGGTTCAAAACGGCCCTGCGTCTGGCGGATTTCAATATTCAGCAGGTGGGTCAACTGGCCGGCATATCGCCGGGGGATCTTTCCGTGGTTTTCGGTTCCATGGGAAATCGTCTCGCCCGGTTGGCCCGGGGCTTCGATCCCACGCCGGTGGTGCCGTTTCAGGAGACCCCCAGACTGTCTCTGGTACGGAATCTGGACCGGAGGGAGATGGACCGGGAGCGGCTCGAGTCTTTTTTGTTTCAACAGGTGGAAGAAGCCGGATGGGCCCTTCGCCGCCACAACCGGTATCCGGGACGGGCGATGATCGAGGCCCGGTATGCGGACGGAGTTACGGCTCAGGTCCGTCGGAAGCTTTCGCCGGTCGTGGCGCATGTGGACCGGCGTCTGTTTTCCGTAATGCGGCCCGCGCTGCATCAGCTCATGGAACGCAGGGTGGCTTTCAGCCGAATGGCGCTCGAGCTTTCCCGTTTCACCATGCCGTTGCGGCAGAGGTCCCTGTTTTCCTGGGAAGAACCGGAAGACGGACGGGACGGGGATCTTCAGGGGGCCCTCGACGAGGCCCGCCGGCGTTTCGGCCGAAACGCCGTGTTTTGGGGACGGGCTTTTGCATCGGATCCGGAAAAGGCCGAGGGTACGGACTCTTCTCCCCGGAATCTGGAAATCACGTTTCGATTTTGACGGCTCGATATTGGGGACGGACAGGGTCTGCGGAAACGGGGTGGGGTCTCCGGAGAATGGCTCAGGAACCACCATCATGCGGCGATGGTCCCGTGGGCGCCTCCCGCGGGAGCCTGCCCTGAGCTTGGTGAAAGCCGTGAGCCTGTCGAACCGGTCGAGGGGTGGCGCGGCCTAAAAAGTCTTGAAAAGGGGGCGCGGGGGATCCGCCGGAGGCGGATTTCAAAAGCTTTCCCCTGTGAGTGATTGCGATAAAAGCGTCTTTCGTACATCTGCACGTGCACTCCCATTATTCGTTCATGCGGGGCGTGAGTTCCGTGGACGAATTGTGCCGGGCCGCTGCGAAGAGGGGCATGGATACGCTGGCCCTCACGGACACCAACGGTTTTTACGGGCTGGTGAATTTTCTGGAGGCGGCCCGGGAGCACCACATTCATCCATTGGTGGGAGCGACGTTTGAAACCGACGCCGAATCCGCCGTGGTGCTGGCCAAG
This Deltaproteobacteria bacterium DNA region includes the following protein-coding sequences:
- the lexA gene encoding transcriptional repressor LexA, translated to MNLTPAQMRVYEFLQHYMQQNGYAPSYDEIRRRLGFRSLNAVYKHLKQLEERGMIRSPLKNRKRALELLRVRTGAVSIPFLGIVAAGTPIEPMEEPESIEVPESLLGSGSNFALRVQGESMIEEGIREGDLLIVSRQARAENGQTVVALVRGEATVKKLYQHDNEIELRPANSRMEPIRAPAAEVEIVGVVVGLLRHYRPRRLRND